The Candidatus Bipolaricaulota bacterium genome segment CGGAACAGGAGCCGTAGTGCCTCCCGCTCCGGGGAGAGCGCGGTCTCGTCGGCGATCAGGTCCTCCAATGTCTCGTCTCCTTCGGCCGCTCCCGCCGCCTGGTCGAGCGACAGGATCTCGTTCACCTGCGATTCGATCTGGCGCAGGCGATCGGCCGAGATTCCGAGCGCCTCGGTGATCTCCCCCTCTTCGAAGTGGCCGTCACGGGCCAGCGCCCGCATCTGCTCGAGCCGGCGTACTGCGCGGAACAAGTAGTCCGGGATGCGGATCATCCGCGAGTAATCAGTGATCGCTGCCAAGATGGCACGGCGGATCCACCACGAGGCGTAGGTGGAGAGGCGATATCCCTTCTCCACGTCGAACCGGTCGACCGCCTCGATCAGCCCGACGTTCCCCTCCTGGATCAGGTCGATGAGGGGAAGACCGGCCTCGACGTACTCCTGGGCGATCTTCACCACCAGGCGCAGGTTGGAGGTGATCAGCCGCTCCCGGGCACCCGGGGTGCCGGCGGCCATCGCCCGGGCGGTCGCCTGCTCCTCCTCCGGGGAGAGGAGCGGGAACCGCGCGATCTCCCGGAAGTAGATCTTGAGGATATCGACCGTGTCGGTCGTGCCCTGCGTCTCGTTCGTCTCTTCCACCGTCTCTGCCATCTCGTTCACCGCGGTAGACTTTACGAAACTTCTACCTCAACCTTCAAGGGAATCCGGGAACGCGGGCGAATCGACGGAGAGGACATCGAGCGCGGAGACGCGAGCGGGAACGCCGATCACTTCCGAAAGGTTCGGGTGCGTGCGCCCGTCATCGCCGGAGATGAGCTCCTTCACGTACAGCCCGCCCTCGGTGCGCAGGGTGATCTCGGCCTCGGTCGGGGAGAGGAGGCGGGCAGTGGCGGAGATGAGCCGTCGCTGTCGCACCAGGTTGGCACGGCGGTGGGAGACGCGGGTCGGGGTGCGCTGGGCGATCGGGCCGATCATCCCAGCAAGGGCTTCCTGCAGCTGCTCTTCGGTCACCTCGCCTGCGAATGCGACCACAGCGCGGTAGGTCTTCTCCGCGTGCGTCTCCTTGAGGAGCGCAACCGTGGCCTTGTCGGTGACCCTGGTTCCAAAGATCTCGACCTTCCCGGCCGCGGTCTGGTTCACCTGCTCGGTCAGGGCCGGTATGTCCAGGCCCCGCCGCTTGGGGGAGATCAGCTCGAGGACGAACGGCCGGCCGGTCCCGAGCATGCGCGCGTCGATGTCCTCGCGCCCCGCGCCGTGCAGGTGCGCCCCCTTCGCCTCCGCCGCGGCGATGAACGGCCCGGCGATGAGCTCCTCGACTGACTCGGGGTACTGCTTCCCCGTGTAGTTGCACGCCGGACATCCCTTTCCGCCGCACTTGCGACACGGCCAGTGGGTCTGAGGAATCCCCCGCACCAGCTTGCGATAGCGCCCGTAGACGTAGAGCGATGCCACATGCATTCGGAGGGAATCGGTTGCAAGATCGACGGTGAACGAGATATCGGGGTGATGAAAATCCACCGTCCCCCGGCCGGCGATCCGCTCGAACTCCTTTCCCACCGCCCGGTTGAACGAATGCTTCAGCGGCTCGTAGGCATCGCTCGGAAACCGGTCCTGAAAGAAGCGCTCCATCTCGGCGAGCCGCGGCGTCAGCTTCACCCCGAACAGATACGTAGAAAACTCATATTCGGAGGCGGCGGAAGCGGCCCTCTTCGCCCAGTCCTCGACTCGGTCGAACAGCCCGCCGCACACCCAACAAGTACCGGGCTTCCCCTCGGTTCCGAGCATGGCGAGCACGGTGCGCAGAGCCTGCCCGCGGGCGCGGTTCGTCAGCCCGTGGCCGCGGCGCGCGAACGCGCGGCCGAGGCACTCATCGCAGATCGGACCTGCTCGTACGATCCTCTTCGCCAACTCCAGCATATCCTGCGCTTCCATGCCCAGATGTTCGCACATCAAGTTGCGGCATTCCAGGCGGCCTTGCCGGAGGAGGGGATCCGCGCGGTTGTTTTCCTGTAACGTTTGATGGAGAATTGGAGAGCACGTTAATCGGCATTGAAGTTTGGCGCACGGGGAGAGAACAAGGTTGACTGAGGAGACAGCGGTACATATACAGGAGTGGAAGGAGCGTTTTCCGGAGAAGTTCGTCACCCCGGAGCAGGCGTTCTCCCACATCCATCGGGGGGACCGGATCTTCGTCGGGACCGGGTGCGGAAAGCCGCAGTTTCTGGTCGAGGAGATGGTCCGCTACGTAAGAAAGCACCCGAAGGCGTTCTTCGACGCTGAGGTCCTCCACGTCTGGACCCTCGGGGTCGCCCCGTACATGCAAGAGGAGTTCAAGCGGAACTTCCGCCACAACGCGTTCTTCATCTCCGGAAATACGCGCGATGAGGTGAATCAGGGGCTCGCCGACTACACCGCGATCTTCCTCTCCCAGGTCCCGGATCTGTTCTATCGCCGCGTTGTCCCGATCGACGTCGCCCTTGTCCAGGTCTCGCCTCCCGACCGCTACGGCTACATGAGCCTTGGGATCAGCGTCGACATCGGTCGGGCCGCGGTCGACACCGCTGGGTGCGTCATCTGCCAGGTGAATTCACACATGCCGCGGGTGCACGGGGACAGCTTCGTCCACATAGACGATGTCGACTGCATCATTCCGCACGACGAGCCGCTCCTCGAGTACGAATCCGAGGTCCCGGACGAGATTGCCCATCGGATCGGAAAGTACGTTGCCCGGCTGGTGGAGGACGGCTCGACGATCCAGGTCGGCTACGGGAGGATCCCGAATGCCGTCCTCGCCAACCTGAGCGAGAAGGAGCATCTCGGGGTGCACACAGAGCTTCTGAGCGACGGGATCGTCGAGCTGATGAAGCGCGGGGTGATCGACAACTCCCGCAAGTCTCTCGATCGAAACAAGACGGTCGCCTCGTTCTCCATGGGACACCGCGAGACCTACGAATATCTCGCCGATAACCCGGCGGTCGAGTTCCGGCCGGTCCAATACACGAACGACCCGAAGATCATCGCCCAGCAGAAGCGGATGACCGCGATCAACACCGCTCTTTCCATCGACCTCACCGGCCAGGCGACGGCCGAGTCGATCGGGAGGATCTTCTACTCCGGGATCGGCGGACAGGCCGACTTCATGCGCGGGGCGGTCCTCGCTCCAAAAGGAAAATCGATCCTCGTCCTTGAATCGACGGCGAAGGGGGGCGAGGTCTCCCGGATCGTCCCCCTCCTCGCCGAGGGGACCGGGGTGACCCTCACCCGCGGGGACGTCCACTATGTCGTCACCGAGTACGGGATCGCCTACCTCCACGGAAAGAACGTGCGCGAGCGGGCGATGGAGCTGATCGGGATCGCCCATCCCAAGTTCCGGCCGTGGCTTCTGCGCGAGGCGAAGAAGCTGAACCTGATCTACAAGGATCAGGCGTACGTCCCGGGCGAGCGGGGCCAGTATCCGGAGGAGCTTGAGACCTACCGGACGACGAAGGCCGGGCTCGAGATCACCCTCCGGCCGGTGAAGCTGAGCGACGAGCCGCTCTTAAAGGACTTCTTCTACTCCCTCTCCGACCAGTCGATCTACAAACGGTTCATCTCCACCCGGACCGATATGCCGCACGAACGGCTGCAGGAGTTCGTCGTGATCGACTACACGCGCGAGATGGTGATTCTCGCCGTGATCGGCGAACCCGGTCAGGAGAAGGTGATCGGGGTCGGACAGTACGGGATCGACGAGACGACCCACACCGCTGAGGTGGCGCTCGTGGTGCGCGATGACTATCAGAACAAGGGCGTAGGGACGGAGCTCCTCAACTATCTGACCTACCTTGCCAAGCGCCAGGGGCTTCTTGGGTTCACCGCTGAGGTCCTGGTCGGAAATCAACCGATGCTGCACCTGTTCGAGAAGGCCGGATTCAAGATCGAGAAGCGGCGCGAGGCGGGTGTGTACGAGCTTAGGATGCTGTTTTAGGTGAGAAGATGAACGAAAAAACCGATATCAAGTACCTATTCGAGCCGCGCGGGGTCGCGGTGATCGGTGCGTCGGAGAATCCGGAAAAGATCGGGTACCGGATCGTCGAGAACATCGTTAACTCCGGCTACCCGGGCGGGATCTACCCGATCAACCCCAAAGGCGGGGAGGTCCTCGGACACAGGATCTACCGCGATCTCTCCGAGGTCGAAGGAGAGGTCGACTTGGCGGTGATCGCGATCCCGGCCAAGTTCGTCCTCGATGCGGTGAAGGAGTGCGGTGAGAACGGGGTGAAGCACCTCGTGATCATCACCTCCGGGTTCTCCGAGGTCGGAAAACGGGCCGAGGAGCGGGCCCTGGTCGAGACAGCGCGCAAGTATGGAATGCGGATCCTCGGGCCGAACATCTTCGGGATCTACTCAGCGAAGGCGTCGCTCGACGCCACGTTCGGGCCGGGTGGGATCCTCCCCGGCCACGTGGCGATCATCACCCAGAGCGGGGCGCTCGGAATCGCGATGATCGGGAAGACCGCGGCCGAGTCGCTCGGCCTCTCCACCCTCGTCTCGGTCGGGAATAAGTCGGACATCGACGAGTCCGACCTCCTCGAGTACCTCGCCGACGATGAGAACACGACAGTCATCCTCCTCTACATCGAGGGGGTGAAGGGCGGAGAGCGGCTCCTCTCGATCCTCCGGCGGATCACGCGGGCCAAGCATGTGATCGTGATCAAGTCCGGCCGATCGAAGCGCGGGGCGGCGGCGGCCGCATCGCACACCGGATCGCTCGCCGGGGCGGACGAGGTCTTCGACGCTGTCATGCGGCAGGTCGGGGTCCTGCGGGCAGAGAGCGTACAGGAGGCATTCGACTGGGCGAGGTTCCTCGCCGACTCTCCTCTACCGAAGCGCAAGGACGCGGTGATCATCACCAACGGAGGCGGGATCGGCGTCCTTGCCACCGACGCATGTGAGAAGTACGGGGTCTCCCTGTACGACGATCAAGAGGCGCTGAAGAAGGCGTTCTCATCGGTGATGCCCGAGTTCGGCTCGACCAAGAACCCGGTCGATCTGACCGGTCAGGCGACAGCAGAGGATTACGAGAAGGCGATGGACCTTGCATTGAAGAACGATCAGATCGGTTCGGCGATATCCCTCTACTGCGAGACCGCCCTGTTCGACACCGAGGCGTTCTCGCAGCTCCTCTCCGAAACGTACGCGCGCTACCGGAAGGAGAAGCCGATCGTCTTCTCCCTGTTCGGCGGGGAGCGGATCGAGCGGGCGATCACGAAGCTGCGAAAGAGCGGGATCCCGGTCTTCCCCGACGTGTACGAGGCCGTATCCTGCCTTGGGGCCCTCTACCGCTCCTGGGAGTACGCCCGGAGCCCGGAGGAGACGATCGAGGAGGTCAAGATCGACTATTCCACGATCGAGGGGGCCCTCGCTGCCGCCCGCGCCGCCGGAAGGACGTTCCTCCTCGCCCATGAAGCGGAGCAGGTCGCAGCGGCTCTCGGGATCCCGACCCCGCAGGCGATCGTCGCGCCCGACCTCGATGCCGCGGTCGCGGCGGCCGAGCGGATCGGCTATCCGGTGGTGATGAAGGTCGTCTCCAAGGACATCATCCACAAGAGCGACGCCGGCGGGGTCGCCCTCGACCTCGAAAACCAAGACGAGGTGATCGACGCCTACCAGGCGATCATGCGAAGCTGCCGCGCCTACAACCCGAAGGCGGTGATTCAGGGGGTGGAGGTGGCGGAGATGGTGAGGCCCGGAGTGGAGACGATCATCGGCGCGCGCCAGGATCCCTCGTTCGGCCCGGTCGTGATGTTCGGCCTCGGCGGGATCTACGTCGAGGTGATGAAGGACGTCTCATTCCGTGCCGCTCCTTTAGGAAAACGGACAGCTCATTCGATGATCGGGGAGATCCGCTCCTACCCTCTCCTCCTCGGGGTGCGGGGGGAGAAGCGGAAGGACATCGACGCGATCGCCGACGTTGCGGTCAGGCTCGGCGCGCTCGTGCACCGGATGAGGGATATAACCGACATCGAGATCAACCCACTCGTCGTCTACGACCACGGGGAAGGGGTAAAAGCGGTCGACGTGAGAATTCTGCTGAAGGGAAGCCCAGGGGGTGAGTGACATGAACTCATACATCATCGCATCGACGCGGAAGGACGCGGGGAAGACGAGCCTGCTCGTTGGGATCGCCCGCGCGACGGGGAAGAAATTCGGCTACTTGAAGCCGCTCGGGGATCGGTTCCTCTACCGGAAGAAGAGGCTGTGGGACTACGACGCCGCACTTCTTGTTAAACTGTTCGGTCTGGACGAGGAGCCGGAGGCGGTATCGATCGGGTTTGATCACTCCAAGCTCCGCTATATGTACGACCAGGACTCGATCACCGCCAAGCTGAACGAGCTGATCGAGATGGTCGGGAAGGACAAGGACGCCCTGTACATCGAATGCGGAAAAGGACTTGCGTTCGGGGCATCGGTCTACCTCGACCCGCTCACCATCTCCAAGGCGACCGGACTGAAGGTCGTGATCGTCGCCGGGGGGGAGGAGGACGAGATCGCCGACGACCTCGCGTTCCTCAAGCGGTTTATCAGCGCCGAGGAGGCGCACGTCGGCGGGGTGATCATCAACAAGGTGAAGAAGCCGGATGACTTCAAGGAGACTCATCTTGAAGAAATCGAACAGCTCGGGATCCCGGTGTTCGGGATCGTTCCCTACGAGCCGGAGCTTACGACCCTGTCGGTCAGCACGGTGGCGGATAAGCTGTTCGCGCGGGTGATCGCTGGTGAAGGCGGCCTTAACCGTACGATTCGCAACGTCCTCGTCGGCGCGATGTCAGTCGGATCGGTACTGGCGAACCCGTTGTTCAACAAGCCGGACAAGCTGATCATCACCCCGGGCGATCGGAGCGACATGATCCTCGCTGCCCTCGACGCGGGCGGGACCTCCTGCATCCTGCTGACGAACAACATCGTTCCGCCGGCGAACGTGATCACCCGCGCCACCGAGCAGGGAGTTCCGATCCTCCTCGTCCCGCACGACACCTACACGACGGCGATGCAGGTCGATCGGATCGAACCGCTCCTCACCCCGGAGGATACGGACAAGGTCGCGCTCCTCACCCGGCTTGTCATCGACAACATCGATCTGAACGCCCTGGGAGCACTGTGAGGGGAGCGCCGTGCATGCGGCGATCTTCCGGTTTTACGCGGAGCTGAATGATTTTCTCCCCCCTGGGCTCCGGCGGCGCGCGATCATCTATCGCTTCTACGGCTCCCCGGCGGTGAAGGACGCGATCGAGGCTCTCGGGATCCCGCATGTCGAGGTCGACCTCATCCTGGCAAACGGTCGCTCTGTCGGATTTGACTACCGGTTGCAACCAGGGGATCGGATCGCAGTCTACCCGGTCTTCGAGTCACTTGACATCACCCCGCTCGTCCGCCTGCAAGACCGGCCGCTGCGCGATCCCCGGTTTATCGCGGATGTCCATTTAGGGAAGCTCGTTCGACTCCTTCGTCTCCTCGGGTTCGATACAGTGCAGTTCGGCAGAGGGAAGGATGCCGCCCTTGTAGAGGCGGCTCTGTCGGACCATAGGATCATCCTCACCCGCGATCGGGATCTGCTGAAGCGGGGTCAGGTTACGCACGGGTACTGGGTCAGGTCGACCGACTCGGTTGAACAGGCGCGAGAGGTGGTGAACCGGTTCGACCTTCGCACACAGGTGCGGCTGTTCACCCGTTGTCCCAGATGCAACGGCCTCCTCACTTCGGTGGAGAAGGGATACGTTCTTGACCGCATCCCGCCCAAGACCGCGACTTGGTTGGATGAGTACTTCATCTGTCAGGACTGCGGCAAGCTCTACTGGCGCGGCACTCACTATCCGCGGCTCAGGGAAACGATCGCGCGGATACTTCATCCCCCTTGCTGAAGCAGCAGGTTACGGGAATACCAAGGTGTATTTTCTAACCCATCTTCTACAATTGCAGCCGCCTTTTAAATGGCGTTACAGAACCTGGGCTGAGGTCTTGGCACCATGAATGCCCGTATTTTTCGCACACTCCCTCGAGTGGCGTCCGAGATCTGGCCTGAGGGCCTCTCAGCGCCTTGCGCGCACTAAGTCCATGCGCTTTGCTCTTACCATCGGTAAGGAAAACCGGCATCATCCCCCACCAATGTCGTCCTACCTTCCCTACTGACTATTGGAATATCCAGCATTGTCGAGTAATATTATTGCTTGATGAAAAAGCTGGTAGTGCTTAGGGGTGATGAAGATAGCGGTCCGCACTAAGTCAAAGGAGAAGAAAGGGCATCCCCGCACGAAGCGGGTGCAAACAGTCCTCGCCATAGAACAATATGAGCTTCTGTTACAGGCCGCCAAGCAGGCAGGAGAGACGGTAAGCGCTCTTGTCCGTAAAGCCATTGAGACCGGGCCGCTTGCGCAGGAGCTCCAGCGAAAGCGTGAGCGCGCGTTTGAGGAGCTTCTCTCCCTTGATGCCCCGGTGAGCGACTGGGAACAGATGGAAAAAGAGATCGCCGAGGGAGCTGGACGTGAGTGATCTCTTTCTGGACGTGAATATCCCTATGTATGCTGGTGGCAAGCCACATCGATACAAGGACGCCTGCGTCTGGGTGATGCGCGAGATAGTGGAAGGGCGGCTTAAGGTTGTCACCGATACGGAAGCTATTCAAGAGGTTCTCTATCGCTATGGAGCGATCGGCCATTTGGACACCGGTGTGACAATGGCTAATGCTCTCTTGGAGCTTGTGCCCGTGATTCATCCCGTTGATGTAGAAGATATGCGGCTTGCTACCGAACTCTTTCGAAGATATAGGCCGAAGGGTGTTACTCCTCGAGACGCCATTCACGCGGCGGTGATGATGAATAGAGGGGTAAAGGAGATAATTTCAACGGATTCTCATTTTGACTTGATTGAGGGGATCACCCGTCTCGATCCAGAATCCCTCTTCCGGAAGAAGGGGGAGAATTAGCCAAGTTTAGCCTGGGCTCAGAGGCTAGAAGTCATATAAAAGATCTTCACTGGATACCCCACAGCGAGCTACGGGAAGGAACGGAGATTCGCCGCCGGCGAATCGGTTCAGGGTTTGTCCGGATTACATGAACTCTGTGACGGATAACGTCGGGGACAAGCCCCGACTCCACGGAAAATCGCGGCTTTCGTCCTGTCACACCCTGTGTGCAATGTTGTCTTCCTATACCCATGTGACGGTGTCGCTAGCCGGGTTAGTACCCCCCAGGTACGGGTTACCTTTTTCTTCCTTCCCGATTAGGTAACCCAAATCTTGAGGAATTCACCCTGGCTTCGGTAACTTTTTCAATGAGGCACTTCGAGGGCTTGACTCGGTTTTGGAAAATTTCTATACTAGTGATGCTGATCCGCAAACGTTTTCGAAAGGAGGTGATAGGCTAAGAATAGACCAAGCTTCGAAACCACAGAGACGTTCCGTACCAAAACAAAAAGGAGGGTTATATGAGAATCAACCTAGGCAAGTTGGTGGCGGTGTTGGTACTAGCAGGGATGTTGGTCGCGGGCGTAGCAGCATTTGCTGCGGAGAAGACTTATACTATCTATGTTGTGGTTCACGGCGGTATCGCCGATCCGTTCTGGAAGGTATGTGAAAAAGGAGCCAAGGACGCAGGAGCACTTTACCCTGATCTAAAGGTCATATATACGGGCCCGGCCGCGTTCAATCTGGAAGAGTTCATGGCGGATATCAATGCAGCGATAGCAAGTAAGCCCGATGCGCTTGTCTGCACCCTCACCGCGCCCGAGGCGATGGACGAGGTTCTCCGCCCCGCGATTGCTGGAGGGCTCCCGGTGGTGGCGATCAACGCCCCGGACCTTCGACCTGTTGATCAGCGGATTCCGGTCCTTACCTACGTCGGTGAGGACTCTTACTTCATCGGGGTCACGGCGGCCACCGAGACCCTGAAGCGGTTCACTCCGAAGCGCGCCATCTACCTGAACCACCATCCGGGAGCGCGCAACATCGAGGAGCGAGGAGCCGGCTACGTTGACACAATGAAGGCCCATGGCGTGACAGCAGAACAAGTTAACATCACCGAGGACCCGATCAAGGGAGCGGAGATCGTAGCCGCCTATGTCAAAGCGCATCCCGACACGGATGCGATCTTCTGCGGAAACACTCAGCGAACTGAGACCGTTATCCCACGCCTGGAAGCGGAGGGACTCACCGTTGGGAAGGATATCAAGATCGCCCAGATGGATATATCACCGAAAATCCTCGATTACATTAAAGAGGGAAAGGTGATGTTCACCATGGACCAGCAGCAGTATCTCCAGGGGTATTTGGGTGTGTTGTTCGCTTATCTCCACGTGAAGTTCGGGTTCACTCCACCCCCTGCTCCGGTCTCTACTGGTCCGGCCGTCATCACAGCTGAAGACATACCGCAGCTGATGGAGTTGGTCGAGGAACAATACCGTTAATCAGGTGAGCAACGCTCGAGGCTGAGACGCTAGTGTATGAGCGGTACTCCTGCGTAAAGCAGGAGTACCGCTCGATTCCTTAAGGAGTGAAAATGGCAAATGAAGAGAACGCACGTGATAGGGATCAAGGATCGTTAGCGGCACGAATCACAACTCGCTTGCGGCGAAACCCGGCTGTGGGTGTTATCGGAGCTTTTCTTGTTCTGTTCGTCATATTTTCTTCTTTGAATTCCAGCTTCTTAAGCGTCAAAAACTTAACTGGCATCTTTACGATCGTCTCTGAATTAGGGATCGTAACCATCGGCATCGCGTTCGTGATGATCACCGGCGAGTTCGATCTATCAGTGAGCAGTGTATACGCACTTTCCGGTTTTCTTTTTGTTACCCTCGCTAACCAGATTAACTCCCTACTCGCTCTGTTTGTCACATTGGCGATCGCCGTCGCCATCGGGTTCATAAACGGGCTCATAACTGTTCGGGTCCGCCTTCCCTCGTTTATAACCACCCTGGGTATGCAGATGTTCATCCGGGGGATCCTTCTTGCCGTAACCGGGGGCGCGTCTGTAAGTTACCACGGTGATCGGATCGTCCCCGCTATGTTTACTAACATCGTAGGGCAGGGATTCCGTCCGTCGCACTTATGGTTTATCGTGATAACAGTCGTATTCTCCCTCATCCTCACGCGCACCAGGTACGGGAACTGGGTATACGCCACTGGAGGAGACCGGGAAGTGGCAAGAGCAATGGGG includes the following:
- a CDS encoding ABC transporter permease, giving the protein MANEENARDRDQGSLAARITTRLRRNPAVGVIGAFLVLFVIFSSLNSSFLSVKNLTGIFTIVSELGIVTIGIAFVMITGEFDLSVSSVYALSGFLFVTLANQINSLLALFVTLAIAVAIGFINGLITVRVRLPSFITTLGMQMFIRGILLAVTGGASVSYHGDRIVPAMFTNIVGQGFRPSHLWFIVITVVFSLILTRTRYGNWVYATGGDREVARAMGVHVDRVKIQNFMISAVLAALSGCIVLTRFKIANAAFGVGMELEAIAAAVIGGTFLTGGYGTIIGAFFGALIMGMMRTGLIMSGAPAYWYQAFVGAILVIAATINLKLHRIEM
- a CDS encoding type II toxin-antitoxin system VapC family toxin; this encodes MSDLFLDVNIPMYAGGKPHRYKDACVWVMREIVEGRLKVVTDTEAIQEVLYRYGAIGHLDTGVTMANALLELVPVIHPVDVEDMRLATELFRRYRPKGVTPRDAIHAAVMMNRGVKEIISTDSHFDLIEGITRLDPESLFRKKGEN
- a CDS encoding sigma-70 family RNA polymerase sigma factor, which produces MAETVEETNETQGTTDTVDILKIYFREIARFPLLSPEEEQATARAMAAGTPGARERLITSNLRLVVKIAQEYVEAGLPLIDLIQEGNVGLIEAVDRFDVEKGYRLSTYASWWIRRAILAAITDYSRMIRIPDYLFRAVRRLEQMRALARDGHFEEGEITEALGISADRLRQIESQVNEILSLDQAAGAAEGDETLEDLIADETALSPEREALRLLFRDELEEVLSHIPAREAFAIRLRYGIEDGYPYSLAEVGRIMNISRERVRQLVNQGLNRITENWGHRALDFYRGLLNE
- a CDS encoding acetate--CoA ligase family protein, encoding MNEKTDIKYLFEPRGVAVIGASENPEKIGYRIVENIVNSGYPGGIYPINPKGGEVLGHRIYRDLSEVEGEVDLAVIAIPAKFVLDAVKECGENGVKHLVIITSGFSEVGKRAEERALVETARKYGMRILGPNIFGIYSAKASLDATFGPGGILPGHVAIITQSGALGIAMIGKTAAESLGLSTLVSVGNKSDIDESDLLEYLADDENTTVILLYIEGVKGGERLLSILRRITRAKHVIVIKSGRSKRGAAAAASHTGSLAGADEVFDAVMRQVGVLRAESVQEAFDWARFLADSPLPKRKDAVIITNGGGIGVLATDACEKYGVSLYDDQEALKKAFSSVMPEFGSTKNPVDLTGQATAEDYEKAMDLALKNDQIGSAISLYCETALFDTEAFSQLLSETYARYRKEKPIVFSLFGGERIERAITKLRKSGIPVFPDVYEAVSCLGALYRSWEYARSPEETIEEVKIDYSTIEGALAAARAAGRTFLLAHEAEQVAAALGIPTPQAIVAPDLDAAVAAAERIGYPVVMKVVSKDIIHKSDAGGVALDLENQDEVIDAYQAIMRSCRAYNPKAVIQGVEVAEMVRPGVETIIGARQDPSFGPVVMFGLGGIYVEVMKDVSFRAAPLGKRTAHSMIGEIRSYPLLLGVRGEKRKDIDAIADVAVRLGALVHRMRDITDIEINPLVVYDHGEGVKAVDVRILLKGSPGGE
- a CDS encoding GNAT family N-acetyltransferase, whose protein sequence is MTEETAVHIQEWKERFPEKFVTPEQAFSHIHRGDRIFVGTGCGKPQFLVEEMVRYVRKHPKAFFDAEVLHVWTLGVAPYMQEEFKRNFRHNAFFISGNTRDEVNQGLADYTAIFLSQVPDLFYRRVVPIDVALVQVSPPDRYGYMSLGISVDIGRAAVDTAGCVICQVNSHMPRVHGDSFVHIDDVDCIIPHDEPLLEYESEVPDEIAHRIGKYVARLVEDGSTIQVGYGRIPNAVLANLSEKEHLGVHTELLSDGIVELMKRGVIDNSRKSLDRNKTVASFSMGHRETYEYLADNPAVEFRPVQYTNDPKIIAQQKRMTAINTALSIDLTGQATAESIGRIFYSGIGGQADFMRGAVLAPKGKSILVLESTAKGGEVSRIVPLLAEGTGVTLTRGDVHYVVTEYGIAYLHGKNVRERAMELIGIAHPKFRPWLLREAKKLNLIYKDQAYVPGERGQYPEELETYRTTKAGLEITLRPVKLSDEPLLKDFFYSLSDQSIYKRFISTRTDMPHERLQEFVVIDYTREMVILAVIGEPGQEKVIGVGQYGIDETTHTAEVALVVRDDYQNKGVGTELLNYLTYLAKRQGLLGFTAEVLVGNQPMLHLFEKAGFKIEKRREAGVYELRMLF
- a CDS encoding Mut7-C ubiquitin/RNAse domain-containing protein; translated protein: MHAAIFRFYAELNDFLPPGLRRRAIIYRFYGSPAVKDAIEALGIPHVEVDLILANGRSVGFDYRLQPGDRIAVYPVFESLDITPLVRLQDRPLRDPRFIADVHLGKLVRLLRLLGFDTVQFGRGKDAALVEAALSDHRIILTRDRDLLKRGQVTHGYWVRSTDSVEQAREVVNRFDLRTQVRLFTRCPRCNGLLTSVEKGYVLDRIPPKTATWLDEYFICQDCGKLYWRGTHYPRLRETIARILHPPC
- a CDS encoding tRNA pseudouridine(54/55) synthase Pus10: MCEHLGMEAQDMLELAKRIVRAGPICDECLGRAFARRGHGLTNRARGQALRTVLAMLGTEGKPGTCWVCGGLFDRVEDWAKRAASAASEYEFSTYLFGVKLTPRLAEMERFFQDRFPSDAYEPLKHSFNRAVGKEFERIAGRGTVDFHHPDISFTVDLATDSLRMHVASLYVYGRYRKLVRGIPQTHWPCRKCGGKGCPACNYTGKQYPESVEELIAGPFIAAAEAKGAHLHGAGREDIDARMLGTGRPFVLELISPKRRGLDIPALTEQVNQTAAGKVEIFGTRVTDKATVALLKETHAEKTYRAVVAFAGEVTEEQLQEALAGMIGPIAQRTPTRVSHRRANLVRQRRLISATARLLSPTEAEITLRTEGGLYVKELISGDDGRTHPNLSEVIGVPARVSALDVLSVDSPAFPDSLEG
- a CDS encoding AAA family ATPase — its product is MNSYIIASTRKDAGKTSLLVGIARATGKKFGYLKPLGDRFLYRKKRLWDYDAALLVKLFGLDEEPEAVSIGFDHSKLRYMYDQDSITAKLNELIEMVGKDKDALYIECGKGLAFGASVYLDPLTISKATGLKVVIVAGGEEDEIADDLAFLKRFISAEEAHVGGVIINKVKKPDDFKETHLEEIEQLGIPVFGIVPYEPELTTLSVSTVADKLFARVIAGEGGLNRTIRNVLVGAMSVGSVLANPLFNKPDKLIITPGDRSDMILAALDAGGTSCILLTNNIVPPANVITRATEQGVPILLVPHDTYTTAMQVDRIEPLLTPEDTDKVALLTRLVIDNIDLNALGAL
- a CDS encoding sugar ABC transporter substrate-binding protein, with protein sequence MRINLGKLVAVLVLAGMLVAGVAAFAAEKTYTIYVVVHGGIADPFWKVCEKGAKDAGALYPDLKVIYTGPAAFNLEEFMADINAAIASKPDALVCTLTAPEAMDEVLRPAIAGGLPVVAINAPDLRPVDQRIPVLTYVGEDSYFIGVTAATETLKRFTPKRAIYLNHHPGARNIEERGAGYVDTMKAHGVTAEQVNITEDPIKGAEIVAAYVKAHPDTDAIFCGNTQRTETVIPRLEAEGLTVGKDIKIAQMDISPKILDYIKEGKVMFTMDQQQYLQGYLGVLFAYLHVKFGFTPPPAPVSTGPAVITAEDIPQLMELVEEQYR